Part of the Gavia stellata isolate bGavSte3 chromosome 28, bGavSte3.hap2, whole genome shotgun sequence genome, TCAGCGTGGACCGCTACGTGGCCATCGTGCAGGTGCCAGCTGCCTGCCGCCTGCGCCCACGGGCTCGCCGCCACGGCTGGCTGACAGCGGGGCTGGCCTGgctgctggccacgctgctggCGCTGCCCCAGTTTATCTACAGCCGAGCGGAGCAGCACCAGGACCTCCGGCTCTGCCGCGTCATCTTCCCCCGTGCGGTCTCACGGGCGGCCCGGGGGGCCACCAACCTGGTGCAGGTCGTGCTGGGCTTCGCGGTGCCCTTCCTGGTGATGGCGAGCTGCTACGCGGCCGTGGCCCGGACACTGCTGGCGGCCCGTGGCGCCCAGCCCCACCGGGCGCTGCGGGTGCTGCTGGCCCTCGTGCTGGTGTTCGTGgccctgcagctgccccacagcctgaTGGTGCTGCTGGACGCGGCCGAGCTGCTGGCCAGCTGGGAGGTGAGCTGCGCCCAGAGCCGCCGCAAGGACCTGGCGCTGCTGGTCACCGGCGGGCTGGCGTACCTGCGCTGCTGCCTCAACCCCCTGCTCTACGCCTTCCTGGGCCAGCGCTTCCGCCGGGAGCTGTGCCTGCTGGCCAGCGACGCCGGCTGCGTGGGGCCCCTCGACCGGCGCTGCCCCGGCTGCCCCAGTCCCCGCCGGCGGACGTCGCTCTCCACCTGCCAGGACGTGGTGTAGGGACGCGGCGCCCCCGCCCGGGGCAGGGACCGGCACCGCGGGGTCGGCCCCTCGACGGCTCCGCAGGGAGAGCCGCGTTCGTGCACGGCCCTGCGCCGGGCCCCGGTAGAGCGGCCTGGCAGGGGCAGCACCGGACCCCCGCGCGGCGCCCGCACACGCGTGGGCAGAGGGAAGCGCAGCCCCGCGCGCCCCGCCAGCGCCTCCGCTGCCCGGCGcgccgccgggcggggggggacccTGCCATGTCACGCGTGCTCCGGGCGGGCCGTGCAATGTCACGCGTGCTGCGGGGGACCACGCAACGTCACGTGTGCTGCGGGGGGGCGGTGCCACGTCACGCGTGCTGCGGGGGGCTGTGCGGTGCCGGTGAGCTCGGGAGGgcgggtgcaggcagcagggccCTGGCAGGCGGCTGGTTCCCACCCTCTCAATAAACCCCGGTCGAGCCCCGCTGGGCGAGCGCCGTCTCcgggcgggccggggctgcgggggggtttgctgggccggggccggggagcgggggggggccgCCGGCGCTGGCCGGGGGATGCCGGCAGGCGGCAGCAGAgccccgcgctccccgccgggccctGCCCGGGCTCCGCCGGACGCGCAGCGGGCGCCCAGCCGGGGCTCCGGCAGCCGGGGAGCGAgcggggacaggctggggacGGAGGGACAGGGCCGGGGAGCGGGTCTCCGCGGGGGCTTGCAGCAGCGGCTCCAcggcggctgcggggcggggtgggggcaTGTCCGGGCCCgggcccagcacccccagccccgcggtgcgcccggcccggcctgggCAGTCagagggggctgctgg contains:
- the CCR10 gene encoding C-C chemokine receptor type 10, giving the protein MQEQPTPNPASTEPTATTDFYPWEDGYSWEDGMLPELCEKQAVQGFARTYQPAVYLLLSLLGTVGNGLVLLTHTRYRRAHSITDVCLLHLALSDLLLLLTLPFAVTDTLQGWSPGTAACKALQGLYALNFYSGFLFLTCISVDRYVAIVQVPAACRLRPRARRHGWLTAGLAWLLATLLALPQFIYSRAEQHQDLRLCRVIFPRAVSRAARGATNLVQVVLGFAVPFLVMASCYAAVARTLLAARGAQPHRALRVLLALVLVFVALQLPHSLMVLLDAAELLASWEVSCAQSRRKDLALLVTGGLAYLRCCLNPLLYAFLGQRFRRELCLLASDAGCVGPLDRRCPGCPSPRRRTSLSTCQDVV